The genome window AACGCTAACACTCAGTCTTATCTGCACGCGCTGAGTGCCAGTCTCGATCATTACAATGACACCTCGGGCAAGCCCTACAACATCAATTATTCCTTTGGCGAACTGATCAATAACGCAGACCATTATACGACGCTGGCGGAGATGATCGGTAAATGTGACGAAGTGATGTACCTGAAGAAAAAAAGAAAGACCCTGTCGCGGAAAACAGAACCGTGACGTTCTCCTTCCCGGCTGATCCCCTGACCCGGGGTTCAGCCGGACGGCATGAACAATATATTTAACCGCAGGACGCATAAAGTCATTTATATTTGCTCATGGTGCAATAGTCCACTCATCGCAACAATTACTCGTTTTTTGTGTCCATGCTGCAATAATTCCTCTTCTCCACTTCTGAGATCCGAAAAAAGGTAGTTCCGGATCACGGCGATTTTCTGCGCTGATTTGTGAAACGAAAATTAAAAATGTGCTACACTTTAAGTAGTTAGATAACTTTCACCCTCTCCGCATCAGACCGACCTGACGAGTAAATCCTGTTAATCTGTTCATCATCGCTTCCGAAAACTTTGCTATTATGAATTTTTCGGAAGTCAAAAAGAGTGAGATCCGGTAATTGCGGGCGGTGACTGTTATTCTGCTAATCAATGCAGGCGGGCAACGGAATGTTCTGCTGGCGATGATAAATAAATAGAACTAATAGATATTAAATAATAAGGAAGTTGATTATGAATATGAAAATTACACTGAGTGTTTTATTTGAGGCTCTCATAATCCTTGGGCATGACAGAGTCTGGATGGAAGAATCGGAGTTTGAGCACATATACGGATACGGCTGCTACCTTGAGATACACACTTGGGACGATCGCACAGTTGCCTGGTGGGATGATGCTGATGACACATGGTATCTGTCCACAGAAGTCGATGTGATAACTCCTTTCCTTGGCCCTCTCCCAAAGAAAGAAGGAGAGCTCTCCGAGGAAAAATGCTTCCAGTTAATGACTCTTGGTCGCTACTGATAGCCGACAGCAGCATTTAATGAGTGGTCGGCTGGACACCCTCTGGCGGCCACATGTCACTCGATAGTGTAGTCCGGCGGGATTTCTCCCTGAAGATGATCCAGACATTAACGTAAAGGATACAGGAACGATGTGTAAACTGACCGGTTTTATAATGGGGCTGACGATCCTGCTGGGTGTGACTGCACGGGATGCAGGGGCGGCAACGCTCAGTGAAATGCGGATGGTTAATGCCAGTCAGAAACCCGGGATGGTGATTATCTGCAGCCGGACCTCGGAGATTCCGCAGAAAGGTGAATCCCCCGTTCGTATAGAAAGTCTCCTCAGGGGCGTGGTACTGCAGAACGACGGTGATCGCATGATGTTTGACGTGACCTATACACAGCGAAACGCTGAAGAGAGTATTCCTTTTCGTACGGAAAAATACCAGCTGACCACTGAGCTGGAAGCCACCCGCCAGAAAATGGCCATCGATCCTGAGACGATAGAACTATCGCTTCCGCGTGCCCGCGGTCTTGAAGAAACTTTTCTCTCGGGGATGAAAGCAAGCCCGGTTTCGTTTGAAGATTACACCAATTATCGTGTCAAATCTGCTACCGAGTATCTGATCCTGCCGGGTCCGGCATCCCCGGATGCACCGGTGATGCACTGCACACTCTAATGACAATGGTGACATAACATGATGCCAGCACTGCCAGGCCATAGCGGGGCTTTTTCCTCTGCTCAGCTGCCGGTGGCCATCGATTACCCGGCCGCGCTGGCACTGCGCCAGATGGCGCTCGTTCAGGACGAACTGCCGAAATACCTGCTGGCGCCGGAAGTGAGCGCCCTGCTCCACTACGTGCCCGATCTTCACCGTAAGATGCTGCTGACCACCCTGTGGAACACCGGCGCCCGTATTAACGAAGCACTGGCCCTGACCCGGAGTGATTTTTCCCTGGCCCCGCCCTACCCGTTCGTGCAACTGGCAACCCTCAAACAGCGGGTGGAGAAAGCGGCCCGAACGGCCGGCCGTGCTCCGGCCGGCAGCCAGCCTCATCGTAACGTTCCGCTTTCCGATCCGCAGTATGCCCGCCAGCTGGAAATGATGGTGGCCACCCTGAAAATACCGCTGGAACGCCGGAATAAGCGCACCGGCAGAACGGAAAAGGTGCGCATCTGGGAGATCACCGACCGTACCGTTCGCACCTGGCTGGGCGAAGCTGTTGAAGCGGCAGCCGCCGACGGGGTGACGTTCTCCGTGCCGGTGACGCCACACACGTTCCGCCACTCCTACGCCATGCACATGCTGTATGCCGGAATTCCGCTGAAGGTGCTGCAGAGCCTGATGGGGCACAAGTCGATCAGCTCGACGGAAGTCTATACAAAGGTATTTGCGCTCGATGTTGCTGCAAGGCATCGTGTGCAATTTTCAATGGCAGAGGCTGATGCTGTTGCCATGCTGAAAAAAAGATAACTAAATTTGTCAAAATTTACAGACAGTTGTAATGACATCCACTTATTCGATAATAAATTAATCTTGCGTTACGTGAAAACTGACAGGGGTCCAGGCTGTACCAGGCCGGAATTCACGTAACGCACTTTACGTCTTCTTCATTACTTACCT of Enterobacter ludwigii contains these proteins:
- a CDS encoding site-specific integrase, which produces MMPALPGHSGAFSSAQLPVAIDYPAALALRQMALVQDELPKYLLAPEVSALLHYVPDLHRKMLLTTLWNTGARINEALALTRSDFSLAPPYPFVQLATLKQRVEKAARTAGRAPAGSQPHRNVPLSDPQYARQLEMMVATLKIPLERRNKRTGRTEKVRIWEITDRTVRTWLGEAVEAAAADGVTFSVPVTPHTFRHSYAMHMLYAGIPLKVLQSLMGHKSISSTEVYTKVFALDVAARHRVQFSMAEADAVAMLKKR